One region of Tachysurus fulvidraco isolate hzauxx_2018 chromosome 9, HZAU_PFXX_2.0, whole genome shotgun sequence genomic DNA includes:
- the fbp1a gene encoding fructose-1,6-bisphosphatase 1a, which produces MSDRAAFDTNAITLTRFLLEEGRKVKATGELTTLLNAMCTAIKAISSAVRKAGIAHLYGIAGSTNITGDQVKKLDVLSNDLVINMIKSSFTSCVLITEENDNALIVEPESRGKYVVCFDPLDGSSNIDCLASIGTIFAIYKKCTDDEPSEKDGLQPGRDLVAAGYALYGSATMIVLSTGQGVNCFMLDPAIGEFILVDRDVKIKKKGNIYSLNEGYAKFFDPAVTEYIQKKKFPEDGSAPYGARYVGSMVADVHRTLVYGGVFLYPGNMKSPKGKLRLLYECNPMAFIIEQAGGMATTGAMNVLDIQPESIHQRAPVVLGSPDDVKEYISIYQKHHK; this is translated from the exons ATGTCGGACCGCGCCGCTTTCGATACCAATGCGATCACTTTGACCAGGTTTTTGttggaggaaggaaggaaagtgaAGGCCACAGGGGAACTGACGACCCTCCTGAATGCTATGTGTACAGCTATTAAAGCAATATCCAGTGCTGTGAGAAAAGCAGGCATCGCTCACCT GTACGGCATTGCTGGCAGTACAAACATTACAGGGGACCAGGTGAAGAAGCTGGATGTCCTTTCAAATGACCTGGTCATTAACATGATCAAATCCTCCTTCACCTCCTGTGTGTTGATCACTGAGGAGAATGACAACGCCCTTATAGTGGAGCCTGAGAGCAGG GGTAAATATGTGGTCTGTTTCGATCCTCTGGATGGATCCTCCAACATCGACTGCCTGGCTTCCATCGGGACCATCTTCGCTATTTATAAAAAG TGCACAGATGACGAGCCAAGTGAGAAGGACGGTCTGCAGCCGGGCAGAGACCTAGTGGCTGCTGGGTATGCGCTATACGGCAGTGCAACAATGATAGTGCTCTCAACTGGCCAAGGTGTCAACTGCTTCATGCTGGATCct GCAATTGGGGAGTTCATTCTTGTAGACCGAgatgtgaaaataaagaaaaaagggaatatTTACAGTCTCAATGAGGGCTATGCTAAGTTTTTTGACCCTGCTGTCACTGAATACATACAGAAGAAGAAATTCCCAGAG GATGGCAGTGCCCCCTATGGTGCACGCTATGTGGGCTCCATGGTAGCAGATGTGCATAGGACACTTGTTTACGGAGGCGTTTTCCTTTATCCTGGTAATATGAAGAGTCCTAAAGGAAAG CTACGACTCTTGTATGAGTGCAACCCCATGGCCTTCATCATAGAGCAGGCTGGTGGAATGGCCACCACAGGTGCCATGAATGTGTTGGACATCCAGCCTGAAAGCATCCATCAGAGGGCTCCGGTGGTCCTGGGATCCCCAGATGATGTTAAAGAGTATATCTCCATCTACCAGAAGCATCACAAGTGA